The proteins below are encoded in one region of Metabacillus dongyingensis:
- a CDS encoding helix-turn-helix domain-containing protein → MRQLEHFMALCEEMHFTNTAEKLRSGHPALSYQMKALESFEVRKLIWPEDFLHGYLLISK, encoded by the coding sequence TTGAGACAATTAGAACATTTTATGGCTCTTTGTGAAGAAATGCACTTTACAAATACTGCCGAAAAACTAAGAAGTGGGCACCCTGCTTTAAGCTATCAAATGAAAGCTTTAGAATCTTTTGAGGTAAGAAAATTAATCTGGCCTGAAGATTTTTTACATGGATACTTACTTATTAGTAAGTAA
- the sufB gene encoding Fe-S cluster assembly protein SufB, with protein MAKKMPEIGDYKYGFADKDVSIFRSKRGLTKEIVEEISRMKSEPQWMLDFRLKSLEHFYNMPMPQWGGDMASLNFDEITYYVKPSEKSERSWDEVPEEIKRTFDKLGIPEAEQKYLAGVSAQYESEVVYHNMKEDLEDLGIVFKDTDTALKENEDIFREHFGKVIPPTDNKFSALNSAVWSGGSFIYVPKGIKVDTPLQAYFRINSENMGQFERTLIIVDEGAHVHYVEGCTAPVYTTNSLHSAVVEIIVKDGGYCRYTTIQNWANNVFNLVTKRAVCEKNATMEWIDGNIGSKLTMKYPAVILKGEGARGMTLSIAIAGKGQHQDAGAKMIHLAPNTSSTIVSKSISKQGGKVTYRGIVHFGRKAEGARSNIECDTLIMDNQSTSDTIPYNEIFNDNISLEHEAKVSKVSEEQLFYLMSRGISEEEATEMIVMGFIEPFTKELPMEYAVEMNRLIKFEMEGSIG; from the coding sequence ATGGCTAAAAAAATGCCAGAAATCGGCGATTACAAGTATGGATTTGCTGATAAAGACGTTTCGATTTTCCGTTCAAAGCGGGGATTAACTAAAGAAATTGTTGAAGAAATTTCTCGCATGAAAAGCGAGCCTCAATGGATGCTTGATTTCCGTCTGAAATCACTGGAGCATTTCTATAACATGCCAATGCCTCAATGGGGCGGCGATATGGCTTCACTTAACTTCGATGAAATTACGTATTACGTAAAACCTTCTGAAAAATCAGAGCGCTCTTGGGATGAAGTACCTGAGGAAATCAAACGCACGTTTGATAAACTTGGAATTCCTGAAGCAGAGCAAAAATACTTGGCAGGTGTATCTGCTCAGTATGAATCTGAGGTTGTATACCACAATATGAAAGAAGATCTTGAAGACCTGGGTATCGTATTTAAAGATACAGATACAGCTCTTAAAGAAAACGAAGATATTTTCAGAGAGCATTTCGGCAAGGTTATTCCGCCGACTGACAATAAGTTCTCAGCACTAAACTCAGCTGTATGGTCCGGCGGATCGTTCATCTATGTGCCAAAAGGCATCAAAGTTGATACACCGCTTCAGGCATACTTCCGCATCAACTCTGAAAACATGGGTCAGTTTGAACGTACGCTGATTATTGTTGATGAAGGTGCACATGTGCACTATGTAGAAGGCTGTACAGCTCCGGTTTACACGACTAATTCTCTGCACAGTGCTGTAGTTGAGATTATCGTAAAAGATGGCGGTTACTGCCGTTATACTACAATTCAAAACTGGGCGAACAATGTATTTAACCTTGTTACGAAACGTGCAGTTTGTGAAAAGAACGCTACAATGGAATGGATCGATGGAAACATTGGCTCTAAATTAACGATGAAATACCCTGCTGTCATCCTTAAGGGTGAAGGCGCTCGCGGTATGACATTATCCATTGCAATAGCAGGCAAAGGCCAGCATCAGGATGCAGGTGCGAAAATGATTCACTTAGCGCCTAATACGTCTTCAACAATTGTCTCAAAATCAATCTCTAAACAAGGCGGTAAAGTAACGTACCGCGGAATCGTTCACTTCGGCCGCAAAGCTGAAGGTGCACGTTCCAACATTGAGTGTGATACGTTAATCATGGATAATCAGTCTACATCTGATACGATTCCATATAACGAAATCTTCAATGATAACATCTCTTTAGAGCATGAAGCGAAGGTTTCAAAAGTTTCTGAAGAGCAGTTATTCTATCTCATGAGCCGCGGTATTTCAGAAGAAGAAGCAACTGAAATGATCGTTATGGGATTCATCGAACCATTCACTAAAGAACTTCCAATGGAATATGCGGTTGAAATGAACCGTTTAATCAAGTTCGAGATGGAAGGTTCAATCGGATAA
- the sufU gene encoding Fe-S cluster assembly sulfur transfer protein SufU, translating to MSFNNLDTLYRQVIMDHYKNPRNKGVLEDSLTIDMNNPTCGDRIRLTLQIEDGCIKDAKFDGEGCSISMSSASMMTQAIKGQSVETALKLSKIFSDMMQGKDYDDDVELEDIEALQGVAKFPARIKCATLAWKAMEKGVQNS from the coding sequence ATGTCTTTTAATAATCTGGACACTCTGTACCGGCAGGTCATCATGGATCATTATAAAAACCCGCGGAACAAAGGTGTACTCGAAGATAGTTTAACAATAGATATGAATAATCCTACATGCGGAGACCGAATTCGTTTAACGCTGCAGATTGAAGATGGGTGCATTAAGGATGCAAAGTTCGACGGTGAAGGCTGTTCGATTTCAATGTCATCTGCATCAATGATGACTCAGGCGATTAAAGGGCAATCGGTCGAAACAGCTTTAAAGCTTTCAAAAATCTTTTCAGACATGATGCAGGGAAAAGATTACGATGATGACGTAGAGCTTGAGGATATTGAAGCATTGCAAGGGGTTGCTAAATTCCCTGCACGGATCAAATGTGCAACACTTGCGTGGAAGGCAATGGAAAAAGGGGTCCAAAACAGCTAA
- a CDS encoding cysteine desulfurase — MNIQDIRSLFPILDQQVNGQNLVYLDSAATSQKPLPVIEALDRYYREYNSNVHRGVHTLGTKATDGYEGAREKVRKFINAQSVEEIIFTRGATTALNTVAASYGRANLQAGDEIVITHMEHHANVIPWQQLAKATGASLKYIPLQEDGTISLEDARETITDSAKIVSVMQVSNVLGTINPIKEIAELAHSKGAIMVVDGAQSAPHMKIDVQDLNCDFFAFSAHKMCGPTGVGVLYGKKALLENMEPVEFGGEMIDFVGLYESTWKELPWKLEAGTPIIAGAIGLGAAIDFLEEIGLENIEAYEHKLADYALERLSEVEGITIYGPKKRAGLVTFNIEDVHPHDVATVLDAEGIAVRAGHHCAQPLMKWLNVSSTARASFYLYNTEEEVDKLVAGIIKTKEYFTNVF; from the coding sequence ATGAATATCCAAGATATCCGTTCTCTCTTCCCGATTTTGGATCAGCAAGTAAATGGACAGAATCTTGTTTATCTTGACAGTGCAGCGACTTCTCAGAAGCCGCTGCCGGTCATTGAAGCACTAGACCGCTATTATAGAGAATATAATTCCAATGTTCATCGCGGAGTTCATACACTGGGCACCAAAGCTACAGATGGCTACGAGGGAGCACGCGAAAAGGTAAGAAAGTTCATAAATGCTCAGTCTGTAGAAGAAATCATTTTCACACGCGGTGCTACAACTGCATTGAATACAGTAGCTGCAAGCTATGGACGTGCAAATCTTCAAGCAGGCGATGAGATTGTGATTACGCATATGGAGCACCATGCAAACGTCATACCTTGGCAGCAGCTTGCTAAAGCGACTGGGGCGTCACTTAAGTATATTCCTTTGCAGGAGGATGGCACGATTTCTCTTGAAGATGCCAGAGAAACGATTACAGACTCAGCTAAAATTGTCTCTGTTATGCAGGTTTCAAATGTTCTGGGAACAATAAATCCTATAAAAGAAATTGCAGAGTTAGCCCACAGCAAAGGTGCCATCATGGTTGTTGACGGTGCGCAAAGTGCTCCGCATATGAAAATTGATGTTCAAGATTTAAATTGTGATTTCTTTGCTTTTTCAGCTCATAAAATGTGCGGTCCGACCGGTGTTGGCGTCCTGTACGGCAAAAAAGCACTTCTTGAAAACATGGAGCCAGTTGAGTTTGGCGGCGAAATGATTGATTTCGTCGGATTATACGAATCAACATGGAAAGAACTTCCCTGGAAGTTGGAAGCCGGAACACCAATCATTGCAGGGGCAATCGGCCTTGGTGCTGCCATTGATTTTCTGGAAGAAATCGGTCTTGAAAACATTGAAGCATATGAGCACAAGCTTGCTGATTACGCACTTGAGAGACTGTCAGAAGTTGAAGGCATCACTATATACGGCCCTAAAAAGCGTGCGGGTCTTGTGACATTCAATATTGAAGATGTGCATCCTCATGATGTTGCCACAGTATTAGATGCTGAAGGCATAGCAGTTCGTGCCGGCCATCACTGTGCACAGCCTTTAATGAAATGGCTGAATGTTTCCTCGACAGCTCGTGCAAGTTTTTACCTGTACAACACAGAAGAAGAAGTTGATAAGCTTGTTGCAGGAATCATAAAAACAAAGGAGTACTTCACGAATGTCTTTTAA
- the sufD gene encoding Fe-S cluster assembly protein SufD, which yields MTVETKFNHDYVTGFSSELGEPEWLKELRLQALAKAEDLSMPRPDKTKIDKWNFTQFQTHSVKSKALASLNDLSDEVKALIDLEDENKNLYIQLDTTPAYASLSQELIDQGVIFTDIHTAAREHSELVQKYFMTEGVKVDEHRLTALHAALMNGGVFVYVPKNVEVKAPLQAVYVHENPETNLFNHVIVVADDNSSVTYVENYISTTETEESIFNIVTEVFANNNAKVTYGAVDHLNKGVTTYVNRRGTAARDARIEWALGLMNDGNTISENTTNLIGDGSYGDTKSVVVGRGNQIQNFTTKVIHFGKNSEGYILKHGVMKDSASSVFNGIGKIEHGASKSNAEQESRVLMLSEKARGDANPILLIDEDDVTAGHAASVGRVDPLQLYYLMSRGISKVEAERLVIHGFLAPVVRVLPIEGVKKQLVEVIERKVK from the coding sequence ATGACAGTAGAGACGAAATTCAACCACGACTATGTCACGGGTTTCTCAAGTGAACTCGGTGAACCGGAATGGCTTAAAGAACTGCGCTTACAAGCTCTTGCAAAAGCTGAAGACCTTTCAATGCCAAGACCGGATAAAACGAAAATTGATAAGTGGAATTTTACACAATTCCAGACTCACTCAGTTAAAAGCAAAGCTTTAGCATCCCTTAATGATTTAAGCGATGAAGTAAAGGCTTTAATTGATCTTGAAGATGAGAACAAAAATCTTTATATCCAATTAGATACAACGCCTGCTTATGCATCTCTTTCTCAGGAGTTGATAGACCAAGGCGTAATCTTCACTGATATCCATACGGCTGCCCGTGAACATTCTGAGCTTGTGCAAAAATACTTCATGACTGAAGGCGTGAAAGTTGATGAGCACCGTTTAACAGCACTTCATGCAGCTCTTATGAACGGCGGAGTATTTGTATATGTGCCTAAAAATGTTGAGGTAAAAGCACCTCTTCAGGCTGTATATGTACATGAAAATCCGGAAACCAATCTTTTCAACCATGTTATCGTTGTAGCAGACGACAACAGTTCTGTCACTTATGTTGAAAACTATATTTCAACGACTGAAACGGAAGAATCGATTTTCAACATTGTAACGGAAGTATTTGCGAATAATAATGCAAAAGTTACTTACGGTGCTGTTGATCATTTGAATAAAGGTGTTACTACGTATGTCAACCGCCGCGGTACTGCTGCCCGCGATGCACGCATTGAATGGGCGCTTGGTTTGATGAATGACGGCAATACGATTTCTGAAAACACAACAAACCTGATAGGTGACGGCTCTTATGGAGACACTAAATCTGTGGTTGTCGGACGCGGAAATCAAATTCAAAACTTCACAACAAAAGTGATTCACTTCGGCAAAAATTCTGAGGGCTACATCTTAAAGCACGGCGTAATGAAAGACAGTGCTTCATCTGTCTTCAACGGAATCGGCAAAATTGAGCATGGTGCTTCTAAATCTAATGCAGAGCAGGAATCAAGAGTTCTTATGCTTAGCGAAAAAGCACGCGGAGATGCAAATCCGATTCTATTAATTGACGAGGACGATGTAACGGCTGGACATGCTGCGTCTGTTGGCCGCGTGGATCCGCTTCAATTGTATTACTTGATGAGCCGAGGCATTTCTAAAGTTGAGGCTGAGCGTCTTGTTATTCACGGCTTCCTTGCGCCGGTTGTTAGAGTACTTCCAATCGAAGGCGTTAAGAAACAGCTTGTTGAGGTCATTGAAAGGAAAGTTAAGTAA
- the sufC gene encoding Fe-S cluster assembly ATPase SufC: protein MAGSTLVIKDLHVEIDGKEILKGVNLEIKGGEFHAIMGPNGTGKSTLSSAIMGHPKYEVTKGSITLDGEDVLEMEVDERARAGLFLAMQYPSEISGVTNADFLRSSINARKEEGQEISLMKFIRKMDSNMEFLEMDPDMAQRYLNEGFSGGEKKRNEILQLMMIEPKIAILDEIDSGLDIDALKVVSKGINQMRNEDFGCLIITHYQRLLNYITPDHVHVMMQGRIVKSGGPELSQRLESEGYDWIKQELGIEDETVGQEA from the coding sequence ATGGCAGGTTCTACTTTAGTTATTAAAGATTTACATGTTGAAATTGACGGGAAAGAAATTTTAAAAGGTGTAAACCTTGAAATAAAAGGCGGAGAATTCCATGCAATCATGGGACCGAATGGTACTGGTAAATCTACACTATCATCTGCGATCATGGGGCACCCTAAATATGAAGTAACAAAAGGAAGCATCACTCTTGACGGTGAAGATGTTCTTGAGATGGAAGTAGATGAGCGCGCACGTGCAGGTCTATTTTTAGCGATGCAATATCCAAGCGAAATCAGCGGAGTAACAAATGCTGACTTCCTTCGTTCTTCTATCAATGCACGCAAAGAAGAAGGACAGGAAATTTCTTTAATGAAATTTATCCGCAAAATGGATTCTAACATGGAATTCCTTGAAATGGATCCTGATATGGCACAGCGTTACCTAAATGAAGGATTCTCAGGCGGAGAGAAAAAACGCAATGAAATTCTTCAATTAATGATGATCGAGCCTAAAATTGCGATTCTTGATGAAATCGATTCAGGTCTTGACATCGATGCATTAAAAGTTGTTTCAAAAGGCATTAACCAAATGCGCAACGAAGATTTCGGCTGCCTGATCATCACTCACTATCAGCGCCTGTTAAACTACATCACACCTGATCATGTACACGTAATGATGCAGGGTCGCATCGTAAAATCAGGCGGTCCTGAGCTTTCTCAGCGTTTAGAATCAGAAGGCTATGACTGGATTAAACAAGAGCTTGGCATCGAAGACGAAACTGTTGGTCAAGAAGCGTAA
- a CDS encoding carboxymuconolactone decarboxylase family protein, translating into MQHFEPRNISEAALHNYKEGLGVFTEKMPELAHLYNEFTEECFKEGTLSQKEKQLIALGISIYSQDEYCIIYHTKGCLDQGASEQEILETVGVTAAFGGGAAMSQSVTLVQECITELNHLKQ; encoded by the coding sequence ATGCAGCATTTTGAACCGAGAAATATAAGCGAAGCCGCTTTGCATAATTACAAAGAAGGTCTAGGAGTTTTTACAGAAAAAATGCCTGAGCTTGCACATCTTTATAATGAATTCACTGAAGAATGTTTCAAAGAAGGAACACTTTCCCAAAAAGAAAAGCAGTTGATTGCACTTGGCATAAGCATCTATTCACAAGATGAATATTGTATTATTTATCATACAAAAGGCTGTTTAGACCAGGGAGCAAGCGAACAGGAAATTCTAGAAACAGTCGGAGTAACAGCTGCCTTTGGCGGCGGAGCGGCAATGAGTCAATCTGTTACCTTAGTTCAAGAGTGCATCACAGAATTGAATCACCTAAAGCAATAG
- a CDS encoding MetQ/NlpA family ABC transporter substrate-binding protein yields the protein MKKLLLSAVFATSAFALAACGSGGGNGEGEETKTLKIGASNVPHAEILEEAQPLLEEKGIELDIVPFQDYILPNKSLASKEIDANFFQHIPYLESQMAENKDYDFVNAGGIHIEPIGVYSKKHKSLEEIPEGGTIIMSNSVADHGRMLSLLESEGLITIKEGVDKTTATIDDIAENKKNLKFKADVEASILPQAYNNDEGDAVLINTNYAIGAGLNPQKDAIALEGSESPYVNIITVRKGDEDKKEIKALVEVLHSKEIQSFIEEKYEGAVVPVDGE from the coding sequence ATGAAGAAATTATTATTAAGTGCTGTATTCGCAACATCTGCTTTCGCTCTTGCTGCATGTGGTTCAGGAGGCGGAAATGGCGAAGGAGAAGAAACAAAAACGCTGAAAATCGGTGCTTCAAATGTCCCTCATGCGGAAATTCTGGAGGAAGCACAGCCTTTGCTTGAGGAAAAAGGCATTGAACTTGATATCGTGCCGTTCCAGGATTATATCCTGCCGAATAAATCTCTCGCAAGTAAAGAAATTGATGCCAACTTCTTTCAGCATATTCCATATTTAGAGTCTCAAATGGCGGAAAATAAAGATTACGACTTTGTTAATGCAGGCGGCATTCATATCGAGCCAATTGGTGTGTATTCTAAAAAACATAAATCATTAGAAGAGATTCCAGAGGGCGGCACAATTATCATGAGTAACTCTGTAGCTGATCATGGCCGCATGCTTTCATTGCTTGAAAGCGAAGGCTTAATTACGATCAAAGAAGGTGTCGATAAAACAACTGCAACAATTGATGATATCGCTGAAAACAAAAAAAATCTGAAATTCAAAGCAGATGTAGAAGCAAGTATCCTTCCGCAGGCTTATAACAACGATGAAGGCGATGCTGTTTTAATTAATACGAACTATGCAATTGGTGCAGGACTCAATCCTCAAAAAGATGCGATTGCACTTGAAGGGTCAGAATCACCATATGTAAACATCATCACAGTCCGCAAAGGCGATGAAGACAAAAAAGAAATTAAAGCTTTAGTAGAAGTGCTTCATTCAAAAGAAATTCAATCGTTTATTGAAGAAAAATATGAAGGTGCAGTAGTACCTGTTGACGGAGAATAA
- a CDS encoding methionine ABC transporter permease has translation MFENVRWENVWEATSETLFMTGFSVAATFFLGIILGLLLFLTSRGGIWENKPVNIIISAFVNIFRSIPFILLIILLIPFTKAILDTFLGAKAALPALIIGAAPFYGRMVEIALREIDKGVIEAARSMGAKTSTIIWKVLIPESSPALISGITVTAIALVGYTAMAGVVGAGGLGNLAFLEGFQRNNNAVTMIATILILVIVFIIQFIGDFITSKLDKR, from the coding sequence ATGTTTGAGAATGTGAGATGGGAAAATGTATGGGAAGCTACAAGTGAAACCTTATTCATGACAGGATTCTCCGTGGCTGCAACATTTTTCTTGGGCATTATACTCGGGCTGCTGTTATTCTTAACTTCCAGAGGCGGAATATGGGAAAATAAACCGGTAAATATCATTATATCTGCATTCGTGAATATTTTCCGGTCGATTCCGTTTATTCTGCTTATCATTTTGCTGATTCCTTTTACAAAGGCCATTTTAGATACGTTTCTTGGAGCAAAAGCAGCATTGCCGGCTTTAATTATCGGCGCTGCGCCATTTTATGGACGAATGGTTGAAATTGCTCTACGAGAAATAGATAAAGGAGTCATTGAGGCTGCAAGATCGATGGGTGCAAAAACATCAACAATCATTTGGAAGGTATTAATACCTGAATCATCTCCTGCGCTTATCTCCGGCATTACCGTAACCGCAATTGCACTTGTCGGCTACACAGCCATGGCAGGGGTTGTCGGCGCCGGAGGATTAGGAAATCTTGCATTTCTTGAAGGTTTCCAGCGGAATAATAATGCTGTAACAATGATTGCGACAATCTTGATATTAGTGATTGTATTTATCATCCAATTTATTGGGGACTTTATAACATCAAAATTAGATAAACGTTAG
- a CDS encoding methionine ABC transporter ATP-binding protein, whose protein sequence is MITLKDVKKVFQSKSGNVTAVDSVDLNINQGEIFGIIGYSGAGKSSLIRLLNGLEKPTGGSIQVAGRKIDKIRGDELRTARHEISMIFQHFNLLWSRSVRENISFPLEIAGVKKEQRVKRVEELIKLVGLEGREDAYPSQLSGGQKQRVGIARALANNPKVLLCDEATSALDPQTTDSILELLVDINERLGLTIVLITHEMHVIRKICHRVAVMENGRIVEQGEVLDVFKKPQQSITKRFVKQITEPDDTQETMELILEKYKHGMVIQLTFVGDSTESPLITNLIRNHPIEVNILQGKISQTQSGSYGTLLIHMDGQPEELDKAMAFIRSQEVEAEVIANV, encoded by the coding sequence ATGATTACGTTAAAAGATGTCAAAAAAGTCTTTCAATCAAAAAGCGGAAATGTTACCGCGGTTGATTCAGTTGACTTGAACATAAATCAAGGTGAAATTTTCGGAATTATCGGTTATAGCGGTGCGGGAAAAAGCTCACTGATCAGATTGCTGAACGGACTTGAAAAGCCCACAGGCGGTTCCATTCAAGTAGCGGGAAGAAAGATCGATAAAATCCGCGGAGATGAGCTGAGAACGGCTAGACACGAAATCAGCATGATCTTTCAGCATTTTAATCTCCTTTGGTCAAGGTCGGTCCGGGAAAATATTTCGTTTCCATTAGAAATTGCCGGAGTGAAAAAAGAGCAGCGGGTGAAACGAGTGGAAGAGCTGATTAAGCTTGTAGGGCTGGAAGGGCGGGAAGATGCATATCCATCCCAGCTGAGCGGAGGACAAAAACAGCGTGTCGGTATTGCAAGAGCTCTTGCGAATAACCCAAAAGTATTGCTTTGTGACGAAGCAACATCTGCACTGGACCCGCAAACAACAGATTCAATTCTTGAACTGCTGGTGGATATTAACGAAAGACTGGGTTTGACCATTGTCCTGATTACACATGAAATGCATGTTATTCGTAAAATCTGCCATCGTGTTGCCGTTATGGAGAACGGAAGGATTGTTGAGCAGGGTGAAGTGCTCGATGTTTTCAAAAAACCGCAGCAGTCTATTACGAAGCGCTTTGTGAAACAAATTACGGAGCCTGATGATACGCAGGAAACGATGGAATTGATTCTTGAAAAATACAAACACGGAATGGTTATTCAGCTAACATTTGTGGGGGATTCAACAGAAAGTCCGCTCATTACGAATCTTATACGAAACCATCCGATTGAAGTAAACATCCTTCAAGGGAAAATATCGCAAACTCAAAGCGGATCATATGGTACCTTGCTCATTCATATGGACGGGCAACCTGAAGAGCTTGATAAGGCAATGGCATTTATCCGCTCTCAAGAAGTTGAAGCGGAGGTGATTGCAAATGTTTGA